A window of the Natronomonas salina genome harbors these coding sequences:
- a CDS encoding MFS transporter translates to MNLERARLAAVVFVVLFTQLLVYPGVEDLVAALGGAPTLDAGTAFLAVQLAAFVLFSAVWGALSDRAGRRVPFIVSGALGGAVAYLALLGVVVVAGVGDFRLALALRFLEGSFTIGAFSLAITMLMDLEGGHGRNMGAAGIAIGAGAALGAPIGGALYSVGPLAPIAASAVLLLAVALAMATVRDRAPSNGRSLGDVFAGLRRTPELAIPYAFGFADRFTAGFFGLVGTYYFRETFDLDPMATGLVLACFFAPFALLQYPMGMLSDRVGRVVPIVAGSVGYGLAILGVGLAPTVQLAAAGMVVVGVLGALVAPATMALVTDMAAAGERGAAMGGFNIFGSLGFLGGVIVGGGVASRFDFFTAFAVAGGLEMGIVLVALPVLVRVVPDPTATFGTPE, encoded by the coding sequence GTGAACCTCGAGCGCGCCCGCCTGGCGGCCGTCGTCTTCGTCGTCCTGTTCACGCAGCTGCTGGTGTACCCGGGCGTCGAGGACCTCGTCGCGGCGCTGGGCGGCGCCCCGACGCTCGACGCCGGCACCGCGTTCCTCGCGGTCCAGCTGGCCGCCTTCGTCCTCTTCTCGGCGGTGTGGGGCGCCCTCTCCGACCGCGCCGGCCGCCGGGTCCCGTTCATCGTTTCCGGCGCGCTCGGCGGGGCCGTCGCCTACCTCGCGCTCCTCGGCGTCGTCGTCGTCGCCGGCGTCGGCGACTTCCGGCTGGCGCTGGCCCTCCGGTTCCTCGAGGGGTCGTTCACCATCGGCGCCTTCTCGCTGGCCATCACGATGCTGATGGACCTCGAGGGCGGCCACGGCCGGAACATGGGCGCGGCGGGCATCGCCATCGGCGCCGGCGCGGCCCTCGGCGCCCCCATCGGCGGCGCGCTGTACTCGGTCGGACCGCTGGCGCCGATCGCCGCCTCGGCCGTCCTCCTGCTGGCCGTCGCCCTCGCGATGGCGACCGTCCGGGACCGCGCCCCCTCGAACGGCCGCAGTCTCGGGGACGTCTTCGCGGGCCTCCGCCGGACGCCCGAACTCGCGATCCCCTATGCCTTTGGGTTCGCCGACCGCTTCACCGCCGGCTTCTTCGGGCTCGTCGGGACGTACTACTTCCGGGAGACCTTCGACCTCGACCCCATGGCGACCGGGCTCGTCCTCGCCTGCTTCTTCGCGCCGTTCGCGCTGCTCCAGTACCCCATGGGGATGCTCTCGGACCGCGTGGGCCGGGTCGTCCCCATCGTCGCCGGGTCGGTCGGCTACGGGCTGGCCATCCTGGGCGTCGGGCTGGCGCCGACCGTCCAACTCGCCGCCGCCGGCATGGTCGTCGTCGGCGTCCTCGGGGCGCTGGTCGCGCCCGCGACGATGGCGCTGGTCACCGACATGGCCGCCGCCGGCGAGCGCGGCGCCGCCATGGGCGGGTTCAACATCTTCGGCAGCCTCGGCTTCCTCGGCGGCGTCATCGTCGGCGGCGGCGTCGCCTCCCGCTTCGACTTCTTCACGGCGTTCGCCGTCGCCGGCGGCCTGGAGATGGGCATCGTCCTCGTCGCGCTCCCGGTGCTGGTCCGGGTCGTCCCCGACCCGACGGCGACGTTCGGGACGCCGGAGTAG
- a CDS encoding pyridoxal-phosphate-dependent aminotransferase family protein, with amino-acid sequence MTEKREYRDDYPDKTLYIPGPTEVREDVVEAMCEPMFGHRMDRMTDLYTTVVEDTKEFLGTDNEVIVLTASGTEFMESSILNLVDENVLCTTCGSFSERQANVAERLGKDVDTLEYEWGQAVKPEDVRERLESADADYDAVTCVMNESSTGVRNPIEEIGDVVDEYPETYFVVDAVSALGGDYVDIDAHGIDVIFTSVQKAFAMPPGVAVCVVSDEAYERELEKDSASWYGGFQRSLDYYDRKGQTHSTPAIPVMLAYRKQMKHMLEEGHEARDERHREMAEYTREWAREHFDVFPEEGYESQTVACIENTQGIDVAGTIETVSEEYDMVFSNGYGSQLGEQTFRIGHMGEHDVESIRALTDAIEDVAGL; translated from the coding sequence GTGACCGAGAAACGCGAATACAGGGACGACTATCCCGACAAGACGCTGTACATCCCGGGGCCGACCGAGGTCCGCGAGGACGTCGTCGAGGCGATGTGTGAACCGATGTTCGGCCACCGGATGGACCGGATGACCGACCTCTACACGACCGTCGTCGAGGACACCAAGGAGTTCCTCGGCACCGACAACGAGGTGATCGTCCTCACCGCCTCCGGCACCGAGTTCATGGAGAGTTCGATCCTCAACCTCGTCGACGAGAACGTCCTCTGTACGACCTGCGGCAGCTTCAGCGAGCGGCAGGCCAACGTCGCAGAGCGCCTCGGCAAGGACGTCGACACACTCGAGTACGAGTGGGGGCAGGCGGTCAAGCCCGAGGACGTCCGCGAGCGCCTCGAGTCCGCCGACGCGGACTACGACGCCGTAACCTGTGTGATGAACGAGTCCTCGACCGGCGTCCGCAACCCCATCGAGGAGATCGGCGACGTCGTCGACGAGTACCCCGAGACCTACTTCGTCGTCGACGCCGTCTCGGCGCTGGGCGGCGACTACGTCGACATCGACGCCCACGGCATCGACGTCATCTTCACGTCGGTCCAGAAGGCCTTCGCGATGCCGCCTGGCGTGGCGGTCTGCGTCGTCAGCGACGAGGCCTACGAGCGCGAACTCGAGAAGGACTCCGCGTCGTGGTACGGCGGCTTCCAGCGCTCGCTGGACTACTACGACCGGAAGGGCCAGACCCACTCGACGCCCGCCATCCCCGTCATGCTGGCCTACCGCAAGCAGATGAAGCACATGCTCGAGGAGGGCCACGAGGCCCGCGACGAGCGCCACCGCGAGATGGCCGAGTACACACGGGAGTGGGCCCGCGAGCACTTCGACGTGTTCCCCGAGGAGGGCTACGAGTCCCAGACCGTCGCCTGCATCGAGAACACCCAGGGCATCGACGTCGCCGGGACCATCGAGACGGTCTCCGAGGAGTACGACATGGTCTTCTCGAACGGCTACGGCTCCCAGCTCGGCGAGCAGACGTTCCGCATCGGCCACATGGGCGAGCACGACGTCGAGAGCATCCGGGCGCTGACCGACGCCATCGAAGACGTCGCCGGGCTGTAG
- the ligA gene encoding NAD-dependent DNA ligase LigA yields MDEPQDNPYVWDPPLDFTPVEELDEAAAREQVELLREAIRYHDERYYQRADPAVSDRTYDRLFSRLQDLEAEFDLQSETSPTQRVGGEPLDELETVEHVTPMLSIDSSVEEADVREFDRRVRDRLASEGYEGAVDYLCEPKFDGLSVELVYEDGELQRAATRGDGQRGDDVTANVRTIRSVPLELRGDHPDFLAVRGEVFMPKDAFQQYNRERIERGDDPFANPRNAAAGTLRQLDPSITAERPLDCFVFDVLDDGGYGFETRVEEHETVAEWGFRVDDHTRPVDGVDGAVAFRDEMLDARDDLDYEIDGTVIKIDDHDACDLLGSTARAPRWAYAYKFPARSEVTTVRDVVVQVGRTGRLTPVALLDPVEVGGVEVSRASLHNPEQIAELGVALGDKVRLKRAGDVIPYVEEVVESEGDGHFEFPDQCPVCDSAVEREGPMAFCTGGVACPAQLRRAVQHYASRTGLDVEGLGEKAVDQLIDEGLVEGLPDLYDLTVAELADLEGWGERSAENLLAELEASKEPPLADFLSALGVPEVGPTTAADIARHFGTLDAVMDASAEELQAVDGVGPTVAEEIAEFFDSERNREVVAALRERGVEPQAAETAGDALEGLTFVFTGSLEDLTRGEAQELVEANGGSATSSVSGNTDYLVAGENPGQSKRDDAEANDVPIVDRTEFEALLDEHGIDV; encoded by the coding sequence ATGGACGAGCCGCAGGACAACCCCTACGTCTGGGACCCGCCCCTCGACTTCACGCCCGTCGAGGAGCTCGACGAGGCGGCGGCCCGCGAGCAGGTCGAGTTGCTCCGCGAGGCGATCCGCTACCACGACGAGCGGTACTACCAGCGGGCCGACCCGGCCGTCTCCGACCGCACGTACGACCGGCTCTTCTCGCGCCTCCAGGACCTCGAGGCCGAGTTCGACCTGCAGTCCGAGACGAGCCCGACGCAGCGCGTCGGCGGCGAGCCGCTCGACGAACTCGAGACCGTCGAGCACGTCACGCCGATGCTGTCGATCGACTCCTCGGTCGAGGAGGCCGACGTCCGCGAGTTCGACCGGCGGGTCCGCGACCGGCTGGCGAGCGAGGGGTACGAGGGGGCCGTCGACTACCTCTGCGAGCCGAAGTTCGACGGCCTCTCCGTCGAACTGGTCTACGAGGACGGCGAACTGCAGCGGGCGGCCACCCGCGGCGACGGCCAGCGCGGCGACGACGTGACCGCCAACGTCCGGACGATCCGGTCGGTGCCGCTGGAGCTCCGCGGCGACCACCCCGACTTCCTCGCGGTCCGCGGCGAGGTGTTCATGCCGAAGGACGCCTTCCAGCAGTACAACCGCGAGCGCATCGAGCGCGGCGACGACCCCTTCGCCAACCCCCGGAACGCGGCCGCCGGCACCCTCCGACAGCTCGACCCCTCCATCACCGCCGAGCGGCCGCTGGACTGCTTCGTCTTCGACGTGCTCGACGACGGCGGCTACGGCTTCGAGACGCGGGTCGAGGAACACGAGACCGTCGCCGAGTGGGGGTTCCGCGTCGACGACCACACGCGACCGGTCGACGGCGTCGACGGCGCCGTTGCGTTCCGCGACGAGATGCTCGACGCTCGAGACGACCTCGACTACGAGATCGACGGGACCGTGATTAAGATCGACGACCACGACGCCTGCGACCTGCTGGGGTCGACCGCGCGGGCGCCGCGGTGGGCCTACGCCTACAAGTTCCCCGCGCGGAGCGAGGTGACGACCGTCCGGGACGTCGTCGTCCAGGTCGGCCGGACGGGCCGGCTGACGCCCGTGGCGCTGCTCGACCCCGTCGAGGTCGGCGGCGTGGAGGTCTCTCGGGCCTCCCTGCACAACCCCGAGCAGATCGCCGAGCTCGGCGTCGCGCTCGGCGACAAAGTCCGGCTCAAGCGTGCGGGCGACGTCATCCCCTACGTCGAGGAGGTCGTCGAGTCCGAGGGCGACGGCCACTTCGAGTTCCCCGACCAGTGTCCGGTCTGCGACAGCGCGGTCGAGCGGGAGGGCCCGATGGCGTTCTGCACCGGCGGGGTGGCCTGCCCCGCCCAGCTCCGCCGGGCCGTCCAGCACTACGCCTCGCGGACCGGACTGGACGTCGAGGGCCTCGGCGAGAAGGCCGTCGACCAGCTGATCGACGAGGGACTGGTCGAGGGGCTGCCAGACCTCTACGACCTGACCGTTGCGGAGCTGGCCGACCTCGAGGGCTGGGGCGAGCGCAGCGCCGAGAACCTGCTCGCCGAACTGGAGGCCAGCAAGGAGCCGCCGCTGGCGGACTTCCTGTCGGCGCTAGGCGTCCCCGAGGTCGGCCCGACGACCGCGGCCGACATCGCACGACACTTCGGGACGCTCGACGCGGTGATGGACGCGTCCGCCGAGGAGCTCCAGGCGGTCGACGGCGTCGGTCCGACCGTGGCCGAGGAGATCGCCGAGTTCTTCGACAGCGAGCGGAACCGCGAGGTCGTCGCGGCGCTCCGCGAGCGCGGCGTCGAACCGCAGGCGGCCGAGACCGCGGGTGACGCGCTCGAGGGACTGACGTTCGTCTTCACCGGGTCGCTGGAGGACCTCACCCGCGGCGAGGCCCAGGAGCTGGTCGAGGCCAACGGTGGGTCGGCGACCTCCAGCGTCTCCGGCAACACGGACTACCTCGTCGCCGGCGAGAACCCGGGGCAGAGCAAGCGCGACGACGCCGAGGCCAACGACGTCCCGATCGTCGACCGGACGGAGTTCGAGGCGCTCCTCGACGAACACGGCATCGACGTGTAG